A part of Streptomyces sp. NBC_00557 genomic DNA contains:
- a CDS encoding SMI1/KNR4 family protein: MNEHVRRLIGILGADTSDAQQRDWSGVESELQVRLPADYKEFIEQVGGGRIDSYLYVLAPSSPNQHYDLAKLAAEREEAYEDIFDFEDKPAELEPEGSRIIPWGTTDNGEWLFWRILPGQEPDDYAVLINEARGEGWEFHELGFAQYLTAVLEGDIQSDILSSAFPTSPHDFDKFTHTP; this comes from the coding sequence GTGAACGAGCACGTACGGCGCCTGATCGGCATCTTGGGAGCGGACACATCAGACGCACAGCAGCGGGACTGGTCTGGTGTCGAGTCGGAACTTCAGGTGCGGCTTCCCGCCGACTACAAGGAGTTCATCGAGCAAGTCGGTGGCGGCAGGATCGACAGTTACTTGTACGTCCTCGCACCGTCCTCTCCGAACCAGCACTACGACCTCGCCAAACTGGCCGCCGAGCGGGAAGAGGCTTACGAAGACATCTTCGACTTCGAAGACAAACCCGCCGAGCTCGAGCCGGAAGGAAGCCGTATCATCCCCTGGGGCACCACAGACAACGGCGAGTGGCTCTTCTGGCGGATCCTCCCCGGGCAAGAACCCGACGACTACGCGGTACTGATCAACGAAGCACGCGGGGAGGGCTGGGAATTCCACGAACTCGGATTCGCCCAATACTTGACTGCCGTACTGGAAGGCGACATCCAGTCAGACATCTTGTCCTCGGCGTTTCCCACTAGCCCGCACGACTTTGACAAGTTCACGCACACTCCCTAA
- the fxlM gene encoding methyltransferase, FxLD system, translated as MASTADDLRNSLVDEILRDVRLTADVERVMRTVPREAFLPGIRLEEAYADQAVSIKENPVGGPLPLSCASVPSVVGIMLSQLQAQPGDNILEIGAGTGYNAALLAELTDEHGHVTTIDIDSDVALHARTMLDRAGYQRVHVMERDGLLGAPENAPYDRMLAAVGLWDVPAAWWEQLREGGRLVVPLRWRGQTRSVALTRHGDTLVSEGMELCGFVPIIGQDSEKTTPLNADGTIRVIHDEDQAVDAAALGDSLSNTTAVEVMSEQRIGGAESFDGVWLRATATDDRVCRLQVTPDATARELISRPAVPVRSPVLIDGDSLAYLIVRREGTDDQRPHRLGAAAYGPHAEKLAQDLIAHIEAWGGARTVVPHLTITPASTDVAAGPGHVITKLESRLTLTY; from the coding sequence GTGGCTTCCACCGCTGACGACCTGCGCAACAGCCTCGTCGACGAGATCCTCCGGGACGTACGCCTGACGGCCGACGTCGAACGGGTCATGCGCACCGTGCCCCGCGAGGCGTTCCTGCCCGGCATCCGCCTCGAAGAGGCGTACGCCGACCAGGCCGTGTCCATCAAGGAGAACCCCGTCGGTGGCCCTCTTCCCCTGTCGTGCGCGTCGGTGCCGTCCGTCGTCGGCATTATGCTGAGCCAGCTCCAGGCCCAGCCCGGCGACAACATCCTCGAGATCGGCGCCGGAACCGGCTACAACGCCGCACTGCTCGCTGAACTCACCGACGAGCACGGGCACGTCACCACCATCGACATCGACTCCGATGTGGCCCTGCACGCGCGCACCATGCTCGACCGGGCCGGGTACCAGCGCGTCCACGTGATGGAGCGCGACGGACTCCTCGGGGCGCCGGAGAACGCACCTTACGACCGGATGCTCGCCGCCGTCGGCCTGTGGGACGTACCCGCCGCATGGTGGGAGCAGCTCAGGGAGGGCGGCCGACTCGTCGTTCCGCTCCGCTGGCGCGGTCAGACCCGGTCCGTGGCCCTCACCCGCCACGGCGACACCCTCGTCTCGGAGGGGATGGAGCTGTGCGGCTTCGTCCCGATCATCGGGCAGGACAGCGAGAAGACGACACCGCTCAACGCTGATGGCACGATCCGGGTCATCCACGACGAGGACCAGGCCGTGGACGCTGCCGCGCTCGGCGACAGCCTGTCCAACACCACCGCTGTCGAGGTCATGTCCGAGCAGCGGATCGGCGGAGCGGAGTCGTTCGACGGGGTGTGGCTGCGGGCCACGGCCACGGACGACAGGGTGTGCCGCCTGCAGGTCACGCCCGATGCGACCGCTCGAGAACTTATCTCGCGGCCGGCGGTCCCCGTCCGCAGCCCGGTCCTCATCGACGGGGACTCCCTCGCCTACCTGATCGTGCGCCGGGAAGGCACCGACGACCAGCGGCCGCACCGGCTCGGCGCGGCCGCGTACGGGCCGCATGCTGAGAAGCTCGCACAGGACCTCATCGCGCACATTGAGGCCTGGGGCGGCGCACGCACTGTGGTTCCCCACCTGACCATCACCCCGGCGAGCACCGACGTAGCCGCCGGGCCGGGACACGTCATCACCAAGCTGGAGAGCCGACTCACGCTGACCTACTGA
- a CDS encoding lanthionine synthetase C family protein, with amino-acid sequence MRHDDLGGGLAGTALYEMVAAHTRGTWTSARAAAQAITAQPLAGNPEEASLYRGVPAVAYTLHFAKPSASSRTLARLDAETIAIVAARLSAAQRRMDSGRPPRMAEYDLISGLTGLGAYLLQRGRQTALERILHYLVRLLTEPLTVAGNQVPGWWTTDGPRGLPEDGPFSTGHANFGIAHGMPGPLALLALASRAGIMVDGQERALDEGIAFLTTWAQRYSNGALGWPEILDLDDFLNGPVSGAEPGRPSWCYGTPGIGRALQLAALARRNGPARQFAEHLVLGSITDHRHLSQLEDTTICHGWAGLLLTCDRIAADAMTPRIANELPVLRSHLSTHLVRHEIPSTAGLLSGNAGVLLTLHTLDAPRPADLGWETCLLLN; translated from the coding sequence GTGAGACACGACGACCTGGGCGGCGGCCTCGCCGGGACCGCCCTGTACGAGATGGTGGCCGCCCACACCCGCGGCACCTGGACGTCAGCGCGTGCGGCCGCACAGGCCATCACCGCCCAGCCCCTGGCCGGCAATCCCGAAGAGGCCAGCCTCTACCGGGGAGTTCCCGCAGTCGCCTACACCCTTCACTTCGCCAAGCCCTCGGCTTCCTCGCGGACGCTCGCCCGGCTGGACGCCGAGACCATCGCGATCGTCGCCGCCCGCCTCAGCGCCGCGCAGCGCCGGATGGACAGCGGACGCCCGCCCCGCATGGCCGAGTACGACCTGATCAGCGGACTGACAGGGCTCGGCGCGTACCTGCTGCAGCGAGGGCGACAGACTGCGCTCGAGCGCATCCTGCATTACCTCGTGCGGCTGCTCACCGAGCCCCTCACCGTGGCTGGCAACCAGGTCCCCGGCTGGTGGACGACCGACGGACCCCGGGGCCTGCCGGAGGACGGCCCGTTCAGCACTGGTCACGCCAACTTCGGCATCGCGCACGGCATGCCCGGCCCGCTCGCTCTCCTCGCTCTGGCCAGCCGCGCCGGCATCATGGTCGACGGTCAGGAACGAGCGCTCGACGAGGGCATCGCCTTCCTCACCACCTGGGCGCAGCGATACAGCAACGGCGCCCTGGGATGGCCTGAAATCCTGGACCTGGACGACTTCCTGAACGGGCCCGTCAGCGGCGCCGAGCCGGGACGCCCTTCCTGGTGCTACGGCACTCCCGGCATCGGCCGAGCCCTCCAGCTCGCCGCGCTCGCCCGCCGCAACGGCCCGGCCCGCCAGTTCGCCGAGCACCTCGTGCTCGGCTCCATCACCGATCACCGGCACCTGTCCCAGCTCGAGGACACCACGATCTGCCACGGCTGGGCCGGGCTGCTGCTGACCTGCGACCGCATCGCTGCCGACGCCATGACCCCCCGCATCGCCAACGAGCTGCCGGTACTGCGCTCACACCTCAGCACGCACCTGGTGCGGCACGAGATCCCCAGCACCGCCGGCCTGCTCTCCGGCAACGCCGGCGTCCTGCTCACGCTGCACACCCTTGACGCTCCCCGCCCCGCTGACCTGGGGTGGGAAACGTGCCTCCTTCTGAACTGA
- a CDS encoding lantibiotic dehydratase gives MTRPIYRRCGDVLVLRAAVMPSRARPTDWPDIGSADACRQWLKRVWDDDTFVPSLRAASAHLVGYVDRILAGDGIEPKRIRKATCSVAGYLLRATGRPTPFGLFAGVALATTGAASAVIGQAHQAVARPDTLWVDSVRKDLEGRADVLPYLTIQVNSVAYRRGDTISSPRSGGRIASARISRPLSVLLRAAEEPVSCRELLRLLSQAGGTPEQARRLIGQALADGYLISNLTAPMTVGDPAGHIVSTLTPHRSGLEPETRDVPTQLDRAGRLLTMHNQAPGPAAHKLRQAADDVMRFAPAASRSRISLDLRLDARVSVPAHVLDEAEHAAHALVRLTRARGVSSAWAAYATHFWERYGAGVLVPVRDAVDLAAGTGFPADYPMSSWPQMPPRMLPRDEKLAAKAMHAAMTGTREIVLTDADIDDLADGAEAGPVAPHVELAIRIRSASPSAVDRGDFLLDVRPAWTAGALSGRFMALLGAGLSDLYPTLPTMVRGALPVQLSFTPTFPHGENVARIPRVLPHVLSVGEHRAPADHVIDVDDLAVFSTGRHLHLVSVSRRRVVEPVVLHPLALEKQAPPLARFLAMLGRGSVTAWTAFDWGPAAVALPFLPRIRYRRTILVPARWKLSAASLPSGPFTKEWHAALTEWAATWRCPARCELRDDDRTMSLDLAEPLHARLIHQHLQHHPEAVLAETVTDDDLGWIGHAHEITLPLAVAGPQMPHPDLTNAPVVTSQDLPGPGGAGWLQAKVFTHPMAMDQIITRRLPGLLEDLGTGNVWFVRYRSLQETDHLRIRVPAHDSALERVAAWTEQLTADRLASHLVIDGYRPETGRYGTGPAMEAAEAVFVADSLVTRYALTDLPRLQKEVLCALSTIDLAEGFLGTREAWAWMATTAPQGEGRPEITRPTVRQVRAHPLLTASPRLASALAERRATLGRYRALVGDERHERVLESLLHMHHNRMAGPDRASEAAARHAARQACRSLTVQGEA, from the coding sequence GTGACTCGGCCGATCTACCGGCGGTGCGGGGACGTGCTGGTCCTGCGCGCCGCCGTCATGCCCAGCAGGGCCCGCCCCACCGACTGGCCCGACATCGGCTCCGCGGACGCCTGCCGGCAGTGGCTCAAGCGCGTGTGGGACGACGACACGTTCGTGCCCTCACTGCGCGCCGCATCCGCACACCTGGTCGGCTATGTCGATCGGATCCTGGCAGGAGACGGCATCGAGCCGAAGCGGATCCGCAAGGCCACCTGCTCGGTCGCCGGGTACCTGCTTCGCGCCACTGGCCGGCCGACACCGTTCGGTCTGTTCGCCGGGGTCGCCCTGGCCACGACCGGTGCCGCCTCCGCCGTGATCGGCCAAGCGCATCAGGCCGTTGCCCGCCCTGACACTCTGTGGGTCGACTCTGTACGCAAGGACCTGGAAGGCCGCGCCGACGTGCTGCCGTACCTGACCATCCAGGTCAACAGCGTGGCGTACCGGCGCGGCGACACCATCAGCTCGCCGCGGTCGGGCGGCCGCATCGCCAGTGCCAGGATCAGCCGCCCCCTGTCCGTCCTCCTGCGAGCGGCCGAGGAGCCCGTCAGCTGCCGGGAACTTCTGCGGCTGCTTAGTCAAGCAGGGGGCACCCCGGAGCAGGCCCGGCGCTTGATCGGACAGGCCCTCGCCGACGGCTACCTGATCAGCAACCTGACGGCGCCCATGACCGTCGGCGATCCCGCAGGGCACATCGTGAGCACCCTGACCCCACACCGTTCAGGCCTGGAACCGGAGACCCGGGACGTTCCGACGCAACTCGACAGGGCCGGGCGGCTCCTCACCATGCACAACCAGGCCCCCGGCCCGGCAGCCCACAAACTCCGGCAGGCCGCCGACGACGTGATGCGGTTCGCTCCCGCAGCCAGCCGCAGCCGCATCTCTCTCGACCTGCGGCTCGACGCCCGTGTAAGCGTCCCCGCCCACGTCTTGGACGAAGCGGAGCACGCCGCTCATGCGCTCGTACGGCTGACCCGCGCACGCGGCGTGTCCTCCGCCTGGGCCGCGTACGCTACCCACTTCTGGGAGCGGTACGGCGCCGGCGTCCTCGTCCCCGTACGCGATGCCGTCGACCTGGCTGCGGGCACCGGTTTCCCTGCCGACTACCCCATGTCGTCATGGCCTCAGATGCCGCCCAGGATGCTGCCCCGAGACGAGAAGCTCGCCGCGAAGGCCATGCACGCGGCCATGACCGGCACACGCGAGATCGTCCTCACGGACGCGGACATCGACGACCTGGCTGACGGCGCCGAGGCCGGGCCGGTTGCCCCCCATGTCGAGCTGGCGATACGCATCCGGTCTGCCAGCCCCAGCGCGGTGGACCGCGGGGACTTCCTGCTCGACGTGCGTCCGGCCTGGACAGCGGGCGCCCTGTCCGGCCGGTTCATGGCTCTCCTCGGGGCGGGATTGTCAGACCTGTACCCGACACTGCCCACCATGGTCCGCGGAGCACTGCCCGTACAGCTCTCCTTCACACCCACCTTCCCGCACGGCGAGAACGTGGCCCGCATCCCCAGGGTGCTGCCCCACGTGCTCAGCGTCGGGGAGCACCGTGCGCCGGCCGACCATGTGATCGACGTCGATGACCTGGCCGTGTTCTCCACCGGCAGGCATCTGCATCTGGTCAGCGTCTCCCGGCGGCGCGTCGTTGAACCGGTCGTGCTCCACCCGCTCGCACTGGAGAAGCAGGCGCCGCCCCTGGCCAGGTTCCTGGCCATGCTCGGTCGCGGGTCCGTCACCGCGTGGACCGCGTTCGACTGGGGGCCGGCCGCCGTCGCCCTGCCCTTCCTGCCGCGGATCCGCTACCGCCGTACGATCCTGGTCCCCGCGCGCTGGAAGCTGTCCGCTGCGTCGCTGCCGAGTGGGCCGTTCACGAAGGAGTGGCACGCGGCGCTGACCGAATGGGCCGCCACCTGGCGCTGCCCCGCCCGCTGCGAACTTCGCGACGACGACCGGACCATGAGCCTCGACCTGGCCGAACCGCTCCACGCCCGCCTGATCCACCAGCACCTGCAGCACCACCCGGAGGCTGTCCTCGCCGAGACCGTGACGGACGACGACCTGGGGTGGATCGGCCACGCACACGAGATCACACTGCCGCTCGCAGTGGCCGGTCCCCAGATGCCTCACCCCGACCTGACAAACGCGCCCGTGGTCACGAGCCAGGACCTGCCGGGCCCTGGTGGCGCTGGCTGGCTGCAGGCGAAGGTGTTCACCCACCCCATGGCGATGGACCAGATCATCACGCGCCGCTTGCCCGGCCTCCTCGAGGACCTCGGCACCGGCAACGTCTGGTTCGTGCGCTACCGATCGCTGCAGGAGACCGATCACCTGCGCATCCGCGTGCCCGCCCACGACAGCGCCCTGGAGAGGGTGGCCGCGTGGACCGAGCAGCTCACCGCGGATCGTCTCGCCTCTCACCTCGTCATCGACGGATACCGGCCCGAGACCGGCCGCTACGGGACCGGCCCCGCGATGGAAGCCGCCGAAGCCGTGTTCGTCGCGGACAGCCTCGTGACCCGCTACGCCCTGACCGACCTGCCCCGGCTGCAGAAGGAAGTGCTGTGCGCCCTCAGCACGATCGACCTGGCGGAGGGGTTCCTCGGCACCCGTGAAGCCTGGGCATGGATGGCCACCACAGCACCGCAGGGCGAGGGACGCCCAGAGATCACCCGCCCCACCGTCCGCCAGGTCCGCGCCCACCCGCTGCTGACCGCCTCCCCGCGGCTCGCCTCAGCCCTGGCCGAACGCCGGGCAACCCTGGGAAGGTACAGGGCTCTCGTCGGCGACGAACGCCACGAGCGGGTGCTGGAATCGCTGCTGCACATGCATCACAACCGGATGGCCGGTCCCGACCGAGCCAGTGAGGCCGCCGCCCGGCACGCCGCACGGCAGGCCTGCCGATCCTTGACCGTGCAGGGAGAGGCGTGA
- a CDS encoding FxLD family lantipeptide: MAQASTPLASQPIEAPLSSDEWELETTITTSPTPIVDMCDTSDGCAKSCASSCASS, translated from the coding sequence ATGGCTCAAGCCTCGACGCCTCTCGCCTCGCAGCCGATCGAGGCCCCGCTCTCCTCGGACGAGTGGGAGCTGGAGACCACCATCACGACGTCCCCGACGCCGATCGTCGACATGTGCGACACCAGCGACGGGTGCGCCAAGTCCTGCGCGTCGTCCTGCGCCTCGAGCTGA
- a CDS encoding DUF6415 family natural product biosynthesis protein, translating into MTATVLPSRIGETMPRWTHSVEPARPPANAALRAALTAVRAWTPYAGDALLDDVGNVLDTVAPSEERVEELGQRLRGHLMQLVSIATTFEAEKQDPRAVQRIHSARQSIQAEMPGDYAKAVSHLRRMGWAVHELLELLVEIGCVKAPDSLSEVL; encoded by the coding sequence GTGACCGCGACCGTCCTTCCCAGCCGCATCGGCGAGACCATGCCCAGGTGGACCCATTCGGTGGAGCCCGCACGTCCCCCAGCCAATGCAGCGTTACGGGCAGCGCTGACGGCGGTCCGCGCCTGGACCCCCTATGCCGGGGACGCCCTGCTCGACGACGTTGGCAACGTCCTCGACACCGTGGCCCCCTCCGAGGAGCGGGTGGAGGAACTGGGCCAGCGACTGCGCGGCCACCTGATGCAGCTCGTCAGCATCGCCACCACGTTCGAGGCCGAGAAGCAGGACCCGCGGGCCGTGCAGCGTATCCACAGCGCCCGCCAGTCGATCCAGGCCGAGATGCCGGGCGACTACGCGAAGGCTGTAAGCCACCTGCGGCGCATGGGGTGGGCCGTCCACGAGTTGCTCGAGCTGCTAGTCGAGATCGGCTGTGTGAAGGCCCCGGACTCCCTGAGCGAGGTCCTGTGA